The following is a genomic window from Synechococcus sp. MW101C3.
AGCAGGGTGCGGGCCAGCAGGAAGGCGATGGTGGCGCCGGCGCTGGAGGCGAACGACACCAGCAGGGTGCCGAGCCCCAGCCCGAACACCGCCCCTCCGGCCAGGGTCAGCACGGCGGCGCCGGGCAGGGAGAGCCCGGTGATCAGCACATAGGCGAGGGCGTAGGCGGCGGCGGCGCTGAGCGGGGCCTGCTGGCGCCAGACCAGCAGGCCGGTGCGGGCGTCACGCAGGCCCTCGACGCTGAGCACCTGGGGCAGGTCCAGCAGGAAGAACAGCGCCACCAGCACAGCCAGCGCCAGCAGCAGCAGCCAGCGCCAGGCGCCGCCCGCAGCGGCGGTGCGCGTCAAGCCGCCAGCGCCCCGCCGCAGCTGGAGCCGCTGCCGGCGGTGCAGCCGAAGCAGTGGTCGGCCACCTGGATCGGATCGCCGCTGGGGTCACGCCGCAGCAGGTCACGCAGGTGGGGGCGACCGGCGGGATCCGCCGGGCCGGCCGGATCGCCCGCGAGCCTCAGGCCCAGCTGCTGGTTGAAATCACAGTCGTAGAGGTGGCCCTGCCAGTCGACGCTGATCAACCGGCGGCACATCACCTGCTCCAGGTTGGCGTCGCGATGGCTGCGGCGCAGCAGCTCCAGGTAGCCCTCCAGCTGCCCCTGGGCGCTCAGCACCGCCGCGAACCGCTGCACCGGCATGTTCGCCAGGGCATAGAGGCGGTTGAACACCACGCCGTGGTCGGCCGCCAGCACGCGCCGGTAGTCGGCCTCCAGCGGCTCCTGCTCCGGCGGCAGCACCGGCCCCTGGGGGTTGAACACCAGGTTCAGCTCCAGGTCCGTGCCCGGCTGGCCGTAGCCGAGGGCATTGAGCTGGCGCAGGCCGTCGATGCTGCGCCGGAACACGCCGGAGCCCCGCTGGCGCTCCACGTTGTCCTGCAGGTAGCAAGGCAGTGATGCCACCACCGTGACCCCCTCGGCGGCCAGAAAGGCGGCCAGATCCTCCTGGCCCGGCTCCTGCAGGATCGTCAGGTTGCAGCGGTCGATCACCTCCACCCCTAGGGCGCGGGCGCGGCGCACCAAGTCCCGGAACTGGGGGTGCAGCTCTGGTGCGCCGCCGGTGAGATCGAGGCAACGCACGGCGCGGGCCGCCAGCACCGGCGGAATCAGCGCCAGGGTGTCCGCCGTCATGCTTTCGGTGCGGCTGGGCCCGGCGTTCACATGGCAGTGCACGCAGGCCTGGTTGCAGCGGTAGGTGAGGTTCACCTGCAGGGTGTCGAGCCCCTGGCGGTGCAGCGCCGGGAAGGCGGTGGCGGCCATGGCGGGCCGGATCGGGCTGGGGGACGGGGCGGACATCGCGCGGCTGGGGTCAGATCGTGTCGCCGAGCACCTGACGGCCTGCGGGCCTGGCGCCGTGGCCACCGAGCGGCTCGACGCTGACCGACACGCTGCTGGCCTGGCTGGTGGGGGAGGTGGGAATCGGCATCGCCACATGGCCCCTGGCGTCGGGCACGAAGGGCACACAGCCCACCAGGCGGTCGTTCACCTTGGCCCAGAGCCGGTAGGTGTGATCAGGCGGCGGCGGCGGCAACCCGTCCACCAGCAGCAAGTTGTGGCTGGGGTTGCCGGTGACGATCACCGTGCCGCTGGCGGCGCCCGCGCCTGCGCCCGCCATGGCCCGCAGCGGCATCTGCCGGCTGACCGCGCTGAGCGGCGCACCGCTGGTGGCCAGTTGCTGCTGCAGCTGGGCCAGTTGGGTCTGGGTGCGGTGCAGCTGCACGCCCACCGCCAGCAGACCGAGGCCGAGCGCGGCGGCGATCAGGCCGGGCAGACGTGGCGTGGCCGGGCGCGCCAGCAGCCGCTGCCGCAGGGCAGCCGGCGGCGTGCTGGTGGCGGGCAGGGCCAGGGGCAGCAGCTCCAGGGTGGTGCTGAATTCATCGAGCCGCTGGCGCAGGGCAGGTTGCTGGCGCAGAAGTTCGGCCAGCTGGCCGCGCTCCGCTTCGTCGAGGTCGCCGAGCGCGTGGCCGGCCAGCAGGGCCTCCACGTCGAGTGGTTCGCCTGCAGCGTCGTGGTGGCTGAGCGGGTGGTCGCTGCTCATGGCTGGGGGTGGAAATCGATCAGCAGCGTCCGCAGGCGGATCAGCCCCTGCCGGGCGCGGGTTTTCACGGTGCCGAGCGGCAACTGCAGCCGTTCGGCGATCGCCGACTGGCTCAGGCCCTCGTAATAGGCCATCTCCAGCACCTGGCGCTGGTTGGCGGGGATCGTCTCCAGGGCGGAGCGCACCCGCCCGGCCAGGTCGTTGGCCTCGGCGCAGTCCTGCGGGTTGCGCACGGCGGCCGGGAACAGCTGGGACGACCAGCGTTGCACCAGCTGCCAGCGGTTCTGGCGTTGCTGGATGCGGTTGAACGCCATCGAGCGGGTCATCAGCAGCAGGTAGGCCAGCACCGGGCCCCGCTTCGGGTCATAGCGGCCCTGCTGCCAGTAGCGCACGAACACGTCGTGGCAGAGGTCCTCGGCTTCCTGCGGGGAGCGGCACAGGCGCAGCGCCAGCCGGTAGACCGGCGCGCCGCAGCTGTCGTAGAGGGCGGCCAGATCCTGGTGCTGCCCGCTGCCGGCAGGCTGGGGCGGCGTGGCGGCGGCCTCCGCTTCGGAGCGGCTCACGGGCACGGTGAGGGTGGATCGGAACGGCATGGTGGGGATACCGCTGACCTCCCGGATCGGATGGGGCGGGGCCAGCGGCGTTGGTCAGCGGCGGCCGGCAAACCGCCGCTGCCGGTCACCGGTATCCCCTCCGCACCCTTTGGCCTCGAACGTTCCGTGATCACGTTTTCCCTTTCCAGCGTCAGCCGCGCTGCCGCGGCGCTGGTGCTCAGCGGCACCACCATGCTGGCGGCGCAGGCCATGGAGCCCCAGCAGCAACGGGGCACCTTCATCAAGGCCGAAGCACCGGTGAGCGGCGGCTTCGTGATTAAGAACGAGGGTGGCAAGCGGCTGCTGATGCTCAGCAGGGACTTCAAGACCAACGACATGGCCCCCGACTTGAAGGTGGCCTTCAGCCCCTCGGCCACCCCCCTGGCCGGTAGCAAGCCGCCCGCCTACCCGCTCAAGCCCGGCAGCTACACCGTGCTGGCGCCGCTCAAGGCCAGCAAGGGCGGCCAGACCTACGTGATCCCCGCCTCGATCGATCTGAGCAAGCAGAAGTCGGTGCTGATCTGGTGCCGCCAGTTCAACGCCACCATGGCCTGGGCACCGATTCAGCCCGCGAAATAGGCGCCCGGAGGCGCCATGATCGGCGCCATGGATGCGGCCCCGACCCAGCTCAGCCACCTCAACGCCAGCGGTGAGGTGCACATGGTGGAGGTGGGGGACCGTCCCGCCAGCGATCGCCGCGCCGTGGCCGAGGGCTTCATCGCCATGGATCCGGCGGTGCTGGCGCTGGTGCTCGAAGGCCGCGCCGCCAAGGGGGATGTGCTGGCGGTGGCGCGGGTGGCGGCGATCCAGGGCGCCAAGCGCACCTGGGAGCTGATCCCCCTCTGCCACCCGATCGCGCTCACGGGCCTGGAGGTGCGCATCGAGCCCAGCGCCGATGGCCGCGGCCTGCGTCTGGAAGCCGCCGCCCGCACCACCGGCCCCACCGGCGTGGAGATGGAGGCGCTCACTGCCGTGCAGGTGGGCCTGCTCACCCTCTACGACATGGTCAAATCCGCCGATCCGGCCATGACCATCGGCCCGGTGCGGCTGCTGAGCAAGACGGGAGGACGCCACGGCAGCTGGTCCCATCCCGGCGCCGTGCCCTCCTGAGCCGTCACCCCCGATGAGCAACAGTGCGGCCCCGCTTGAGCCCTACCCCCGCGAAGGCCTGCCGTTGGAGGAGGCCCGCCGCCAGGTGCTGGCCGCGCTCACGCCCCTGGCCGGCAGCGAGACGCTGCCGCTGGCGCAGGCCCTGGGCCGCGTGAGTGCGGCGCCGGTGCTGGCGGCTGCAGCGGTGCCGGGCTTCCGCGCCTCGATCATGGATGGCTACGCCCTGGCCGCGGCCAGTGTCCCGCAGGTGGGACACTCCTGGCGCCTGGTGGGACGCTCGGCGCCGGGCGCCCCCTACGCCGCGCCGCTGCTGGAGGGGGAAGCGATCCGCATCCTCACGGGTGCGCCGCTGCCGGAGGGGGCCAGCCGGGTGCTGCCCCAGGAGCTGGTGGAGGCCGATGGCGAGCGCCTGAGCCTGGTGCGAGAGGCGGGCCCTAACCCCTGGATCCGCGCCGCCACGGAAGAGGCCGCACCCGGCCAGGAACTGCTGGCCGCCGGGGTGCGGCTGGGCCCCGCTGATCTGGGCCGGCTGGCCAGCTGCGGTGTGGCGACCCTGGCGCTGCGGCGCCGGCCCCGGCTGGGGCTGCTGATCAGCGGTGATGAGCTGGTGCCGGCCGGCAGCCCGCGCGGGCCAGGTCAGATCTGGGAGAGCAACGGCACCCTGCTGGCGGCGCTGCTGGCGCGCCTGGGGGTGGAGGTGGCCGAGCAGCGGGTGGTGGCCGATGCGCCCGAGCGCCTGCGCGCCGTCCTGCTGGAACTGGCCGCCAGCTGCGATGTGGTGGTGAGCACCGGCGGCGTGTCGGCGGGCGACAGCGACTGGATCCGGCCGCTGCTGGAGGAGCTGGGGCAGGTGAGCTTCTGGAAGCTGTTCCTCAAACCCGGCCGCCCGTTCGCCTTCGGGCAGCTGCAGCGGCCCGGCGCAGACGGCACCGTGCCGTTGTTCGGGCTGCCCGGCAATCCGGTGGCCGCGGCGATCACCGCCCTGCAGCTGCTGGTGCCGGCGTTGCAGGTGCTGGAGGGGGCGCCGGTGCAGCCGTTGCCGCGCCTGAAGGTGCGGCTGGCCGCGGAGCTCAAGCGTGGAGCCGGCCGCCCCGAGCTGGCCCGCGCCCGGCTGCAGGTGGGCCCGGAGGGGGAGCTGCTGGCGCTGGTGGAGGGCAGCCAGGCCTCCTCCCGCATCGGTTCGCTCCAGGGCGCCGACCTGCTGTTGGAGATCCCGGCCGAGCTGGGCACGCTGGCGGCCGGCAGCGAGCTGTGGGCCCAGCTGCTGCGCCTGCCGATCTTCTGAGCGCCTAGCTCAGTAGGCCGTGTTGCCGGCCACCCAGGTGCCCACGCCGCCGCTCCACTCCCGCTTCCAGAACGGGGCCTCGTGCTTGAGCGCTTCGAGCAGCTCCTGGCCGCCGCGCTGGGCCGGGCCGCGGCGGTCGGCGCTCACTGCCACCAGCACGATCGTGTCCCCCGGCAGCACCCGCCCGACGCGGTGATCCACCCGCACCGCCCGCAGGCCATGGCGCTGGGCGCAGTCGGCGGCGAGGCGGGCGATCTGTGCTTCCGTCATGCCGGGGTAATGCTCCAGTTCCAGGGCCTCCAGCGGCGCCCCTGCCGCCGTGATGCCCCGCACCCGGCCGATGAAATGGGCTTCGGCAGCAGCGGGCTCGGCGCCGCCGGCCGCCAGGCTCCGCTGCCAGTCGGCGAGTGCGACGAGCGGGTCGAAGGGTTCCGGGTGCAGCTGCAGCTGCAGGGCGCCGGTGTCGGGGAGCGGATCAGCCACCGGCTTCAACCCCCACTGATCGGTGGCAGGAAGGCCACCTCGGCGCCGGGCGCGAGCGGCTGGTGAACCCCGGCGAACACCTGGTTCACGGCCACTCGCACCTGGGACGGCAGCGTCTCTCCCAGCCCCAGCTGCGGCCACAGACTCGCCGGGGTGGGGGCCGGGGCGCCGGCGGGCAGCTCCACACGGCGCTCCGCCCAGCCGGCCTGCTCCCTGAGCGCGGCGAACAGCCGCACGGTGATCACGGTGGAGTTCACGCTGGCGGTCACGGACGTGTGGCCACCAGCACCCGGTGGCGATGGTCGGAGGCGACGCGGCGCAGCCCCACGAAACCGGCCTCGCTGAGTGCCGCCGGCAGGTCGAGGCGGAAGTCGTCCTCCAGGTAGGGCTCGGTGCTTTTGAGCAGGGTTGCCAGCGGCGGCGGCATGGCGCGGATGGCCTCGGCGGCAGCATGGAGCCAGGCGTGGACGCGCCCGCCGGCATCACGCACCCGCACCACCGCCAGCCTCTGGGGGGAGAGATCCAGCCCGCTCACCCGCACGCCGCCATGCCCGTACCGCTCCAGCCAGTCGGCGAGCCAGCAGAGGTTGCCCTCCTGGTAGGCGTGGAAGCGGGCGCGGTAGTAGGCGGGGATCTGCGTGGCCGGGTTGGTGCAGGCCTCCAGCAGCGGCTCCGCCTGACGGCGCAACTCCTCCCGGCGCTGCCGCCAGGGGATGCCCCGTGTTTCGGCAGTGCGGATCATCATGCGCCGCGCCTGCAGAAACAGCAGCTGCCGCAGCGGTTCCACCGCCAGCACCGCCGCAATCAGCCGCCCCAGCGCCGTGCGGTCATCGACCCAGTTGGGGGGAGTGCTGGCGGAGAGGCTCATGCCGGTAGGTCCAGGGACACGGCAGGGCGCAGATCGGCGAGCAAGCATCCGCAGGCAGTTCGCCACCACGATGGCAGCGGAGGGAGTCCACTGCCTGCGGTCCTCCCATCTTGCTGCTCACCCACGTCCCTCAGCCCGTTCGTCCATAGGCAGCCCTATCTAGATTCAGCCCTGCGATGAATCCTGGTCAGCCTCGATGAGCGGATCCTTTGTTGTCTGCGGAGACGGCTTGCGCCTGCGGATGTTGTCCCTCGTGGGTCTCACCCTGCTGTTGGGCGGCGCGGGCCCGGCGATGGCCGGCAGCACCCCCAGCTCTGCCAAGGACGGGGGCGTGCAGGCCGTGTTTGCCACCCAGCAGGAGGCCGAGGCAGCAGCGCCTCGCTTCGGTTGCAAGGGGGCCCACCGCATGGGCAACGTCTGGATGGCCTGCGCCAGCCACCCTCCCGCCGGCGGCAGCCAGAAAGGCGGTCAACAGAGTGGCGGCCAGCACGGCGGTCACTCGCATTGATGGACGACTCCGCGTGCGGCGCCAAGCCGAAGCTGGTGGCCATCGGCATCGCCCCCCTGGGGATCATTTCGATCGGCATCGTGCCGATGGGGGTGGTGAGCATCGGTGTGGTGCCGATGGGGGTGGTGAGCCTCGGGGCCGTGGGCATGGGGGTGATCAACCTCTGCGTGGTGGGGATGGGGGTGGTCGTGGCCGGCGTCAATGTGATGGGCGTGTGGTGGACGGGCCTTGAGGGCATGGGGCCATTCCGGCAGGGGCCGATCCCGGCGCGCGTGCACCATCACCACGGCGCCGCGCCGCCGCCCGCGGCCCTGATGGCCTACCCCAGCAAGGAAACGGCGCTGCAGAAGGCGAAGGAACTCGGCTGCGAAGGCGTCCATGCCATGGGCGAGCTGTGGATGCCCTGCAGCGAACATCCCGGCGGCCACGGCGCGCACTAGCGGCCTCAGCCTTTGGCGCTTGCCCGCAGAAAGGCTTCGGTCTGGGCTTCGTTCCAGCTGATGCCGCCGAGCCAGCGGCCGATGGAGGCGGCGATCGCCGCGGCGGTGAGCAGCCAGGGCAGCACGGCGGCATTGCCCTGCAGCGTGAACACGAACAGGCCGCAGAACAGCGGGGTGCGGCAGGCGCCGCTGAACGCCGCGGCGGCGGCGACCGCGGCCAGCGCCGCCTGCTGCTCCGCCGGCAGCTGCTGCAGCCAGGGGCCCACCAGCACCGCCCCCAGGCTCATGGAGTCGTGCATCAGGCCGCCCGGTGCACCGATCGCGATGCTCAGCAGGGGCCCCAGCAGCCGCGGCAGCGGCGCCCACCAGGGGCTGTCGGCCGTGCCGGCCAGGGCCGGGCCGAGCGCCAGCGAGCCGTCGTTGAGGCTGATGCCGCCACTGGCCATCGCCAGCAAGGTGAACAGCGCCGCGATCGCCACCGCCAGCGGCAGCCCCCTGGAGCGCAGCCAGGGGCCGAGCCACTGGGCCAGCGGCACCAGCAGGCGCACCAGCACCACCCCCACCAGCGCCGCCAGCACAGTGATCAGCAGGGCCAGCGGCAGCAGCTCGGCCGCCATGGCCACCGCCACCCCTTCCGCCAGGCGGGCGGGCTGGCCCAGACCGGTGGTGAACAGGGTGCCGATGCCGGCGAGCACCAGGGTGGGCATCACCAGGTTGAAGCCCGACACCGCGCTGAGCTCTTCGAGCGCGTAGGCGGCACCCAGCAGCGGGGAGCGGAAGGCGGCCCCGAGACCGGCACCACCGCCGATCGCCGCGGTGAGCGCCAGCGGCAGCTGCTGCAGTGGCACCAGCCGGCGCCGCAGCGCCAGCAGCAGGGCCGCACCGAGGGCGGCGGAGGGCGATTCGGTGCCCACGCTCAGCCCGGCCAGGTGGGTGAGGGCCAACAGGGGCAGGCGGGCCAGCTGGTGGCGCAGCGACAGGGGGGCCAGGGCGCGCTCGCGCTCGGCGTCGCTGCGGGCTGTCTGCAGCGCCATCACACCGGTGAGCCCACCACCCCGGCCCGCTGCCAGCGGCCCCCAGGCCAGCAGCACAAACAGCAGCGTGGCCCCAGCCGGCGCGAGCACCAGCAGGGGATCCAGCGCCCCGTCGCCGCCGAGTGGCCAGAGCCGCTGCAGCCGGAAGCCCAGCTCCGACAGCCATTGGTAGGGCAGTTCCGCCAGGCCGATCAGCGCACCGGCCAGCAACAGGCAGAGCGGGAAGGCGAAGCGGTTCATGCCGGGGTGAGGCGGGTGTAGGAGCGGACCAGCAGCCCCAGCACCAGCGCCAGGGCGAGCAGCGTGAGCGCCAGCGGCAGCTGGGAGCTGGCGGGCAGCACGGTGGCGATCAGCACCAGCAGCCCCGTGCCCTCCTGCTGCAGGAAGCCGGTGAGCGCGGAGGCCTGCCCGGCCTGGGCGGGAAAGGATTGCATCGGCATCGCCAGCCCGATCGGCACCAGCACACTGGCGCCGAAGGTGATCACCAGCATCGGCAGGAACAGGGAGAAAGTGTTGAACCAGCCGCCCAGCCCCAGCGCCACCATCAGCAGCCCACCGAGCAGCATTGCCCCCAGCCCGAAGCGCAGCAGCCACGGCTGCCCCCTGGCCACCACGAACCGCACCACCATCAGCGCACCGGCGATGTAGGCCACGGTGAGCCCGAGCGAGAGGGAGCCGAAGCCCGCTGCGTCGAAACCGAAGCGCGTCTCGTAGATGAAGGGACTGGCGGCGTCGTACAGGGCGATCATGCCGGTGGCGACGGTGGCGATCAGCGACGGCAGCAGGAAACGGGCATCCACGGCGAGCCGCAGGTAGCCGCGGCCGATCGCCGCCACGGATGGACGGGTGGCGGCCGCCGCCAGCTCCCGGCTGAGCGACTCAGGCAGGGCGCGGGCCAGGTAGAGGGCGGTGGCGAGCCCCAGCGCCGCCACCAGCAGGAAATCCACCCGCCAGCTGGTGGCGCGCCCGATCAGACCACCCACGAAGGGGGCGAAGCCGAGCGCCAGCGCGAAGCTGATGCTGGCGAACGACATCGCCCGCGCCAGCTCCCGGTTGCTCAGCACATCCCGCAGCGCCGCCCGCGACACCGAGGTGCCGCAGCCGGCCCCGATCCCCTGCACCACCCGCAGCAGCCGGAACGGCTCGAAGCCCGGCACCACGGCCAGCAGCAGGCTGGCGGTGATGAACATCCAGAGCCCGGCCAGGGCGATCGGCCGGCGACCGTGCCGATCGGAGAGCGGCCCCCAGATCAGTTGGGAGGCGCCGTAGCCGAGTGCGTAGGCGGTGACGGTGGTTTGCGTGGCGGCGGCATCGACGCCGAAGTCACTGGCCAGCTGCGGCAGGGAGGGCAGATCGATGAACAGGCCGGTTTGGCCGAGCGCCGCACCCAGACACACGTACAGAATCACGGCCAGGTTGCTCATCCGCCCTCACCCGCTGAGGGTTGCGCTGCATGGCCCACGAGGATCCCGCCGTCACTGTCGATGTGCTGCAGCGGGTGAAGCCTGGCCGCACGGAAGCTTTCGAGGCGGCCCTGAGCGAGCTGGTGGCCGCCGCCCGCTGCTGTGAGGGCCATCTGGGCGTGAATGTGTACCGCCCGGTGGATGAGCACGATTCCACTTACCGGATCGTGTTCAAGTTCGCGCGTCTCAGCCAGCTGCGCCGCTGGGAGGTGTCGCCGCAGCGCCAGGCCCTGCTGGCGCGCGTGGCGGAGCACACGCAGGAGCCACCGCAGATCTCCGTGCTGAGCGGGCTGGAAACCTGGTTCACCCTGCCCCGGCAGCCGGGGGTGCCGCCGCCGCCCCGTTACAAGATGGTGGTGATCACCACCCTCACGATTTTCCTGCTGATCAACCTGATCAGCCTGGTGCTTTCGCCCCTGGTGCGGGAGCTGAACCCCCTGCTGCGCACCCTGCTGGTCACCGCCTCGACGGTGACCCTGATGACCTACGTGGTGATGCCAAGGGTGACGCGGCTGTTCCGCCGCTGGCTCTACCCGCGCGCCTGAGCTCACACCTGCCGCCGCAGCTGTTCATAGGCCTGGCAGAACGGTTCGCCCAGTGCCTGCCGCAGCACCCGGTCGGCGGCGAAGGCCTCCAGCGCCTCCTCCACGCTGCCCGGCAGCGACCGCGCCCGGCCGATCGGCGGATCGGTGTAGGCGTTGGCATCCTCACGGGGGCCGGGATCGAGGTTGCGCTCGATGCCATCGAGGCCGGCGGCCAGCACCGCCGCCGGCAGCAGGTAGGGGTTGGCGGCGCCATCGGCGAGGCGCAGCTCGAGCCGCTGGTCGTCGGGGATGCGCACCATGTGGGTGCGGTTGTTGCCGCCGTAGCTGATCCAGCCCGGTGACCAGGTGGAGCCGGAGGTGGTGTGCAGACCGCCGAGCCGCTGGTAGCTCTCGGCCACCGGGTTGGTGAGTGCGCAAAGCGCTGGCGCATGCTCCAGCAACCCGCCCAGAAACTTGTAGGCCAGCGCCGACAGGCCCAACGGCCCGCGTGGATCGTGGAACAGGTTGTGGCCGTCGGCGTTCCAGAGCGAATGGTGCAGGTGGGCGCCGTTGCCGGTGAGGGAGGCGAATGGCTTGGGCGAAAAGCTCACCCGCGCGCCGTGCTGCTCGGCCATCGCCTGCGCCATCACCCGGAAGAAGGCATGGCGGTCGGCGGTGACCAGGGCGTCGGCGTAGGTCCAGTTGAGCTCGAACTGACCGTTGGCATCCTCGTGATCGGCTTGGTAGGGCCCCCAGCCCAGGTCGCCCATGCCATCGAGCAGGCCGCCGATCAGCGGGTACTGCCGCATCAGCGCCAGCTGGTCGTAACAGGGCTTGCTCTGGCTGTCGTCGCCATCGGCGATCGCGGCGCCGCCGGGCTGCAGCAGGAAGAATTCCGCCTCCACACCGGTGCGGAAGTGGTAGCCCAGCCGCGCGGCCCGCTCCAGCTGGCACTTCAGCACCCAGCGCGGCGACTGCTCCAGCGGCAGGCCGCCCACCTGCAGGTCGGTGGCCACCCAGGCCACATCCCGCTGCCACGGCAGCACCATCAGGCTGGAGGTGTCCGGCAGGCCCAGCACGTCGGGGTCGGCGGGGGTCATGGCCAGCCAGGCGGCGAAGCCGGCGAACCCGGCACCGGCGGCCGCCACCTCCTGCACCGCCGCCACCGGCACGAGCTTGGCCCGTTGCACGCCGAACAGATCGGTGAACGAGAAGAGCACGTGGCGGATGCCGCGATCGGTCGCGAAGCGGGCCAGGTCGGTCATCGAAGCGGTGGGGGTGAAAGGGATGGGGGTCAGGGCCGGCGTCAGTCGTCGCAGAGCCGCTCCAGGGCACTGCGGATGAAGGCCTGTTCGGCTGGCGCGTCGCGGGGGTTGCCGGCGCGATGGCCCAGCACCGAATCGATCACCGCGAAGTGGGCGCCGGGAATCTGACGGGCTTCGGCGGCGCAGTCGTCGGGGGGGAAATAGAGGTCGTGGCTGCCGGCGAGCACGGTGGTGCGGGCGCGGATGGCGCTCAACGGTGCCGGCAGGGCGTTGGCCAGCCAGGCATCGAGCATGGCGATCAGGTCATGGGGATCATGGCGCCGGTAGGCCGGCAGCCAGCTGCGCTCCACCGCCTCCTCCACGCTGGCGATGCCCTGCACCAGGTGTCGCCCTTCCTTGTAATAGGCCTGGCTGGCGGCCCAGCTGGCGTAGATCAGCGCGAAGGTGCGCAGAGCCTGCTCGGGCCTGGCGCGGAAGCGGTGGCCGTCCCAGGCCGGATCGGCGGTGAGGGCCTGGCGCAGGCTCAGCAGGAACAGGCGGTTATGCGGGGTGGTGTGGGCCGTGCCGCAGAGGCAGAACAGCCGTTCCACCGCCGCCGGGGCCAGGGCGCCCCAGTGGTACGCCTGCTGCGCCCCCATCGACCAGCCGTACACGAGCGCCAGCTGCTCCACCCCGAACAGCCCCTGGATCAGCTGCTGCTGGGCGCGCAGGTTGTCGCTGTGGTGGATCACCCAGCCGTCTTCCGCCAGCCCCATGGCGCTGTTGCTGGGGCTGCTGGAGCGGCCGTTGCCGAACTGGCTCACCAGCACCACGCACCAGCGTTCCGGGTCGAGGATCGGGCCCACCACCCATTCGATGTCCTCCGGCCAGGCCCCGTAGGAACTGGGGTAGAGCACCAGGTTGGAGCGCTGTGGGTTGAGCGTGCCGTACACCCGGTACGACAGCCAGCCATCCGGCAGCGTCTGGCCGCAGTGGAAGCGGAACGGCCCCAGCGGGAAGTGGCGGTCGCCGCTGGACGCCGGGGCGCTCAAACCGGCTGCGGCTGGAGGGTGGGGGCGGCGGGCAGCTTCAGCAGCGACGGATCGGCCAGGAAGCGGCGATGCACCGCCAGGTAGCCCGGATCCAGATGACGCAGCTGGGGCGCCAGCCACTGGTGGGCCGCCGGCAGGGCATGGAACGGCACCGAGGCGAACAGGTGGTGCTCGGCGTGGAACGGCATGTTCCACATCAGCCAGCGC
Proteins encoded in this region:
- a CDS encoding alpha/beta fold hydrolase, with amino-acid sequence MSAPASSGDRHFPLGPFRFHCGQTLPDGWLSYRVYGTLNPQRSNLVLYPSSYGAWPEDIEWVVGPILDPERWCVVLVSQFGNGRSSSPSNSAMGLAEDGWVIHHSDNLRAQQQLIQGLFGVEQLALVYGWSMGAQQAYHWGALAPAAVERLFCLCGTAHTTPHNRLFLLSLRQALTADPAWDGHRFRARPEQALRTFALIYASWAASQAYYKEGRHLVQGIASVEEAVERSWLPAYRRHDPHDLIAMLDAWLANALPAPLSAIRARTTVLAGSHDLYFPPDDCAAEARQIPGAHFAVIDSVLGHRAGNPRDAPAEQAFIRSALERLCDD
- a CDS encoding antibiotic biosynthesis monooxygenase, with product MAHEDPAVTVDVLQRVKPGRTEAFEAALSELVAAARCCEGHLGVNVYRPVDEHDSTYRIVFKFARLSQLRRWEVSPQRQALLARVAEHTQEPPQISVLSGLETWFTLPRQPGVPPPPRYKMVVITTLTIFLLINLISLVLSPLVRELNPLLRTLLVTASTVTLMTYVVMPRVTRLFRRWLYPRA
- a CDS encoding MFS transporter — its product is MSNLAVILYVCLGAALGQTGLFIDLPSLPQLASDFGVDAAATQTTVTAYALGYGASQLIWGPLSDRHGRRPIALAGLWMFITASLLLAVVPGFEPFRLLRVVQGIGAGCGTSVSRAALRDVLSNRELARAMSFASISFALALGFAPFVGGLIGRATSWRVDFLLVAALGLATALYLARALPESLSRELAAAATRPSVAAIGRGYLRLAVDARFLLPSLIATVATGMIALYDAASPFIYETRFGFDAAGFGSLSLGLTVAYIAGALMVVRFVVARGQPWLLRFGLGAMLLGGLLMVALGLGGWFNTFSLFLPMLVITFGASVLVPIGLAMPMQSFPAQAGQASALTGFLQQEGTGLLVLIATVLPASSQLPLALTLLALALVLGLLVRSYTRLTPA
- the glnT gene encoding type III glutamate--ammonia ligase gives rise to the protein MTDLARFATDRGIRHVLFSFTDLFGVQRAKLVPVAAVQEVAAAGAGFAGFAAWLAMTPADPDVLGLPDTSSLMVLPWQRDVAWVATDLQVGGLPLEQSPRWVLKCQLERAARLGYHFRTGVEAEFFLLQPGGAAIADGDDSQSKPCYDQLALMRQYPLIGGLLDGMGDLGWGPYQADHEDANGQFELNWTYADALVTADRHAFFRVMAQAMAEQHGARVSFSPKPFASLTGNGAHLHHSLWNADGHNLFHDPRGPLGLSALAYKFLGGLLEHAPALCALTNPVAESYQRLGGLHTTSGSTWSPGWISYGGNNRTHMVRIPDDQRLELRLADGAANPYLLPAAVLAAGLDGIERNLDPGPREDANAYTDPPIGRARSLPGSVEEALEAFAADRVLRQALGEPFCQAYEQLRRQV